A genomic region of Zea mays cultivar B73 chromosome 6, Zm-B73-REFERENCE-NAM-5.0, whole genome shotgun sequence contains the following coding sequences:
- the LOC103629733 gene encoding exopolygalacturonase — protein sequence MACTNNAMRALFLLVLFCIVHGEKEESKGIDAKASGPGGSFDITKLGASGNGKTDSTKAVQEAWASACGGTGKQTILIPKGDFLVGQLNFTGPCKGDVTIQVDGNLLATTDLSQYKDHGNWIEILRVDNLVITGKGNLDGQGPAVWSKNSCTKKYDCKILPNSLVMDFVNNGEVSGVTLLNSKFFHMNMYRCKDMLIKDVTVTAPGDSPNTDGIHMGDSSGITITNTVIGVGDDCISIGPGTSKVNITGVTCGPGHGISIGSLGRYKDEKDVTDINVKDCTLKKTMFGVRIKAYEDAASVLTVSKIHYENIKMEDSANPIFIDMKYCPNKLCTANGASKVTVKDVTFKNITGTSSTPEAVSLLCTAKVPCTGVTMDDVNVEYSGTNNKTMAICTNAKGSTKGCLKELACF from the coding sequence ATGGCGTGCACAAACAATGCGATGAGAGCCTTGTTCCTCCTGGTCCTCTTCTGCATCGTGCATGGTGAGAAGGAAGAGTCAAAGGGCATCGATGCGAAAGCGTCCGGGCCTGGTGGGTCCTTCGACATCACCAAGTTGGGCGCCTCCGGCAATGGCAAGACAGACAGCACGAAGGCTGTGCAGGAGGCATGGGCATCGGCGTGCGGCGGCACTGGGAAGCAGACAATCCTCATACCCAAGGGCGACTTCCTTGTCGGACAACTCAACTTTACAGGCCCTTGCAAGGGCGACGTGACCATCCAGGTGGATGGCAATCTGCTGGCGACCACGGACCTAAGCCAGTACAAGGACCATGGTAATTGGATCGAGATTCTACGCGTGGATAACCTGGTCATCACCGGCAAGGGAAACCTTGACGGGCAGGGCCCAGCCGTGTGGAGCAAGAACTCCTGCACCAAGAAGTACGACTGCAAGATCCTTCCCAACTCGCTGGTGATGGACTTCGTGAACAACGGGGAGGTGTCCGGGGTCACGCTGCTCAACTCCAAGTTCTTCCACATGAACATGTACCGGtgcaaggacatgctgatcaaggACGTGACCGTGACGGCGCCCGGGGACAGCCCCAACACGGATGGCATCCACATGGGCGACTCATCCGGGATCACCATCACCAACACCGTCATTGGCGTCGGCGACGACTGCATCTCCATCGGCCCCGGGACCTCCAAGGTGAACATCACCGGCGTGACCTGTGGCCCTGGCCACGGCATCAGCATCGGCAGCCTAGGGCGGTACAAGGACGAGAAGGACGTCACGGACATCaacgtcaaggattgcactcttaAGAAGACGATGTTCGGCGTCCGCATCAAGGCGTACGAGGACGCCGCCTCCGTGCTCACCGTCTCCAAGATCCACTACGAGAATATCAAGATGGAGGACTCAGCCAACCCCATCTTCATCGACATGAAGTACTGCCCCAACAAGTTGTGTACCGCCAACGGCGCCTCCAAGGTCACCGTCAAGGACGTCACCTTCAAGAACATCACCGGCACCTCCTCCACCCCGGAGGCCGTTAGCCTGCTCTGCACTGCCAAGGTCCCATGCACCGGCGTCACCATGGATGACGTCAACGTCGAGTATAGCGGCACCAACAACAAGACCATGGCTATATGCACGAACgccaagggcagcaccaagggttGCCTCAAGGAGCTTGCATGCTTCTAG